The following proteins come from a genomic window of Pangasianodon hypophthalmus isolate fPanHyp1 chromosome 24, fPanHyp1.pri, whole genome shotgun sequence:
- the LOC113537122 gene encoding urea transporter 2 produces the protein MPGIQLSEGISGNITSFCRTSITEHSKELQPLMANTVLQTAALKKSQLQQNEQQHSQAESSNTQKVKVKLKRFVTYFSGDMAPFGKWMKEKCILLQIFDWVLRGAAQVMFVNNPLSGLVIFAGLILQNRWWALNGFVGTWFATISALILKQNRGAIAAGLYGYNGILVGLLMAVFSNAGDWYWWLLLPNIFMSMACPIVSSALASINSRWDLPVFTLPFNILVCLHMVATGHYNLHFPQVLIQPSTSFPNITWSQLDYALLFRSIPVGIGQVYGCDNPWTGGIFIVALFISSPITCAHAVIGSAIGMVSGLALAAPFQNIYSGLWGYNCVLACIAIGGMFYALTWQVHLLSIACAFFCAYLGSAIGNVMATFGLPACTWPFCLSALTFLLITTETKTIYKLPLAKVTYPEKNLMFYRKMKKEEKAEKDKKAKDEVQMKKDVQISKDVEVTIMVESQDKENQEI, from the exons ATGCCTGGAATACAACTTTCAGAG GGTATTTCAGGGAATATCACAAGTTTCTGTAGAACATCCATTACTGAACACTCCAAG GAACTGCAGCCCCTCATGGCTAACACAGTTCTACAGACAGCAGCACTGAAGAAGTCACAGCTGCAGCAGAATGAGCAGCAACACTCACAAGCTGAGTCATCTAACACTCAGAAGGTCAAAGTAAAACTCAAGCGCTTCGTGACTTACTTCTCTGGAGATATGGCTCCTTTTGGCAAGTGGATGAAAG AGAAATGCATCTTGCTTCAGATTTTCGACTGGGTGTTGAGAGGTGCAGCACAGGTCATGTTCGTAAACAACCCACTGAGTGGACTGGTCATCTTTGCTGGACTGATCCTCCAGAACAGATGGTGGGCTCTCAATGGCTTTGTGGGCACCTGGTTTGCCACAATCTCAGCCCTCATTCTCAAACAAAATAG AGGGGCAATTGCAGCAGGCCTGTATGGATACAATGGAATCCTGGTTGGTCTTCTAATGGCAGTCTTCTCCAATGCAGGCGACTGGTACTGGTGGCTTCTGCTGCCCAACATCTTTATGTCAATGGCATG CCCGATTGTGTCTAGTGCACTGGCCTCTATCAACAGTCGGTGGGATCTGCCAGTCTTTACCCTGCCTTTTAACATTCTGGTGTGTCTTCATATGGTAGCTACAGGCCACTACAACCTCCACTTCCCCCAGGTCCTCATCCAGCCAAGCACCTCTTTCCCCAACATCACATGGTCTCAGTTGGATTATGCTTTG CTCTTCCGCTCCATTCCTGTGGGCATTGGGCAGGTCTATGGTTGTGATAATCCTTGGACAGGAGGCATATTCATTGTGGCCCTGTTTATTTCTTCACCAATAACTTGcgcacatgctgttattggttCAGCTATTGGGATGGTGTCAG gtcTCGCTCTTGCAGCACCATTTCAGAATATCTATTCTGGACTGTGGGGATACAACTGTGTCTTGGCTTGCATTGCGATTGGTGGAATGTTCTATGCGCTCACGTGGCAGGTTCATCTCCTGTCTATAGCCTGTG CATTTTTCTGTGCATATCTTGGCTCTGCAATTGGCAATGTGATGGCTACT TTCGGGCTTCCAGCATGCACTTGGCCCTTCTGCCTGTCTGCACTCACTTTCCTCTTGATCACTACGGAGACAAAGACAATCTACAAGCTGCCGCTTGCCAAAGTGACCTACCCTGAGAAAAACCTCATGTTCTACAGGAAgatgaagaaggaggagaaggctgaaaaagacaaaaaagcaaaagacgAGGTGCAGATGAAGAAAGATGTGCAAATTTCAAAAGATGTGGAAGTAACGATTATGGTGGAGAGTCAAGATAAGGAGAATCAGGAAATCTGA